A stretch of the Teretinema zuelzerae genome encodes the following:
- a CDS encoding IS91 family transposase, translated as MKNRILEQICSVALKRSFKLDAKQKRSLQNMRECKTTRYGGRVVQCTKCGTIATVYNSCNQRGCPICYKANQKRWEDKVLTSVLNVNHFHLVISIPQVFTGVWLRNKKDFMNAFFECVKRAINNISKYYGITPGCIAVFQTHGKGMSYKPHIHCVLSDGGLTGNGDWMPLGTISYTRITDVIKEYLVKELQRKHIQDIPEQKDINDREWNVYATYYQGNVQKIIGYLAHAAKGVVINLNQELVENEEKGTFSYIERHAGKETRIELDKELFVSRYMNHIPVPHTVTVRNYGLYSNQYSDKLEKLQKIFPMEIEMEEAECVDHCPICHAAMEIIMTLEPYEEVPAHEILCKIKLPET; from the coding sequence ATGAAGAACCGTATACTCGAGCAGATATGCTCTGTTGCGCTTAAAAGATCCTTTAAGCTTGATGCGAAACAAAAACGCTCTCTTCAGAATATGAGGGAGTGTAAAACAACCCGGTATGGCGGCCGAGTTGTGCAATGCACAAAATGTGGAACAATCGCAACTGTATATAATTCCTGTAACCAACGTGGTTGTCCTATCTGTTATAAAGCGAACCAGAAAAGATGGGAGGATAAGGTATTAACATCTGTATTAAATGTTAATCACTTTCATTTAGTCATATCAATTCCACAGGTTTTCACTGGCGTGTGGCTCAGAAATAAGAAAGATTTCATGAACGCTTTTTTCGAATGTGTAAAGCGTGCAATAAATAACATATCGAAATATTATGGAATAACCCCTGGATGTATAGCGGTATTTCAAACACATGGAAAGGGGATGTCTTATAAACCGCATATACATTGCGTGTTATCTGATGGTGGACTGACTGGTAACGGTGACTGGATGCCGTTAGGAACGATATCATATACGCGAATTACTGATGTGATAAAAGAATATCTTGTTAAAGAATTACAGAGAAAACATATACAAGATATTCCTGAACAGAAGGATATTAATGATCGCGAATGGAATGTATACGCAACATATTATCAGGGAAATGTACAAAAGATAATAGGATATTTAGCACACGCCGCTAAGGGTGTAGTGATAAACCTTAATCAAGAATTGGTGGAAAACGAAGAGAAAGGAACATTTAGTTATATTGAACGTCATGCAGGGAAAGAGACGCGAATTGAGTTGGATAAGGAACTGTTTGTATCTCGATACATGAATCACATACCTGTCCCTCATACTGTAACAGTACGGAATTATGGATTATACTCAAACCAATACAGCGATAAGTTAGAAAAACTGCAGAAAATATTTCCGATGGAAATAGAGATGGAAGAAGCGGAATGTGTAGATCATTGTCCTATATGTCATGCGGCAATGGAAATCATTATGACCTTGGAACCGTATGAAGAAGTTCCTGCACATGAAATATTGTGTAAGATAAAGCTTCCTGAAACGTAA
- a CDS encoding type II toxin-antitoxin system RelE family toxin: MMYKIVFIPEAAKDYKELDGSVKKSIETKIEELKKNPFLGEKLGHKFNIDLTGFYKIYVHGKKFRIVYRMITPEKIEVIEIWGIGKREKEEIYRTIGKRLKEDLNKRK, from the coding sequence ATGATGTATAAAATTGTTTTTATTCCTGAGGCTGCAAAGGACTATAAAGAACTAGATGGAAGTGTAAAAAAAAGTATAGAAACTAAAATTGAGGAATTAAAAAAAAATCCATTTCTTGGTGAAAAGCTTGGGCATAAGTTTAATATTGATTTGACTGGTTTCTATAAAATATATGTCCATGGTAAAAAGTTCAGAATTGTTTATCGCATGATAACACCAGAAAAAATAGAAGTTATAGAAATTTGGGGAATTGGAAAAAGAGAAAAAGAAGAAATTTATAGGACAATTGGAAAACGATTAAAAGAAGATTTGAATAAACGTAAATAA
- a CDS encoding type II toxin-antitoxin system Phd/YefM family antitoxin yields MLVETDRIMPITKLQKELTQTIRELSETGEAVYILKNNNMEAVMVPFSEYEYLTNLEEMFEYYEINNMINTRIKNYDVNNSIEWEKIKE; encoded by the coding sequence ATGTTAGTAGAAACAGATCGAATAATGCCAATTACAAAGTTACAGAAAGAACTTACTCAAACTATAAGAGAATTATCTGAAACTGGTGAAGCTGTATACATACTAAAGAATAATAATATGGAAGCAGTAATGGTTCCCTTTTCAGAATATGAATACTTAACAAACCTGGAAGAAATGTTTGAGTATTACGAAATCAATAATATGATTAATACGAGAATAAAGAATTATGATGTTAATAACTCAATAGAATGGGAAAAAATCAAGGAATAA
- a CDS encoding NmrA family NAD(P)-binding protein translates to MNILITGATGNIGLEVVNQFKANRTIGNIIAGVRDIEKTKKNYPELNDIELRKFDFYDISTFDSALDNIDIMFLLRPPQISNIKKYIAPLITRIAEIGNIKIILLSVQGAETSTIIPHRKIELLIIKNKIDYIFLRPSYFMQNLTTTLYPEIQHSKLITLPSGTAKFNWIDISDISRIVLECASNFNKYQNKALTISGSQNLNFPEVVKLINLITNGEIKYRSVNPLKYFIAKKKEKYEIGMIFVMFVLHFLPRVQPEPEIVNTFYDIFNENPKKIEEFIRMNIKKFT, encoded by the coding sequence ATGAATATACTTATTACTGGAGCAACGGGTAATATAGGCTTAGAAGTTGTTAACCAATTCAAAGCGAATCGGACTATTGGTAATATAATTGCTGGAGTTCGAGATATTGAAAAAACTAAAAAAAACTACCCTGAACTTAATGACATTGAGTTAAGAAAATTTGATTTCTATGATATTAGTACATTTGATAGTGCTCTTGATAATATTGATATTATGTTTCTATTGCGACCACCGCAAATATCAAATATTAAAAAATATATTGCACCATTAATTACTAGAATAGCAGAAATTGGAAATATCAAAATAATCCTATTATCTGTACAAGGAGCAGAAACGTCTACAATTATTCCGCATAGGAAAATTGAGTTATTAATAATAAAAAATAAAATTGACTATATATTCCTTCGTCCAAGTTATTTTATGCAAAACTTGACAACAACGTTATATCCTGAAATTCAACATAGCAAATTAATAACATTACCTTCAGGGACTGCGAAGTTTAATTGGATTGATATTAGTGATATATCGAGAATTGTACTTGAATGTGCTTCAAATTTTAATAAGTATCAGAATAAGGCGTTAACAATTTCTGGATCACAAAACTTAAACTTTCCGGAAGTTGTAAAATTAATTAATCTAATAACCAATGGTGAAATAAAATATAGATCAGTAAATCCATTGAAATATTTCATAGCGAAGAAAAAAGAGAAATACGAAATAGGAATGATATTTGTAATGTTTGTTTTGCATTTTCTACCAAGAGTACAGCCTGAACCTGAAATCGTGAATACATTTTATGATATTTTTAATGAAAACCCAAAAAAAATTGAAGAGTTTATTCGAATGAATATAAAGAAATTCACCTAA
- a CDS encoding AAC(3) family N-acetyltransferase, which yields MIINDLVCTGITKGMSIEFHSSMRSINETSCTPESIITDLKSMITAEGNIIMPAFPLSKCLPLTEHDVSLEIVTKNKWLDENHNERTDMGIIADIFCRMPGTVIGTGQHRMAAWGKNANQYVNDLMDFVNDNGYGLLVGVDIRKLTAMHYVENNIPEDVWPKLFMPMNEEIHKIYNQNDYFISTEMLPKYHKGWLKVQKIAEDKGLITRSKIGNADSMFFRVKDVIAIYENELKHNISELFDIDL from the coding sequence ATGATTATAAATGATTTAGTATGTACTGGAATTACAAAAGGTATGTCGATTGAGTTTCATTCGTCAATGAGATCAATAAATGAAACTAGCTGTACTCCCGAAAGTATTATTACTGATTTAAAAAGTATGATAACAGCTGAGGGCAATATAATTATGCCTGCTTTTCCATTATCAAAATGCTTGCCCTTAACTGAGCATGATGTATCATTAGAAATTGTTACTAAAAATAAATGGTTGGATGAAAACCATAATGAAAGAACCGATATGGGAATTATTGCTGACATTTTTTGTAGAATGCCAGGAACAGTGATAGGAACTGGACAACACAGAATGGCAGCATGGGGTAAAAATGCCAATCAATATGTAAATGATTTAATGGATTTTGTAAATGATAATGGTTATGGATTATTAGTTGGTGTTGATATTAGAAAATTAACCGCGATGCATTATGTGGAAAATAATATTCCAGAGGATGTTTGGCCAAAACTATTTATGCCAATGAATGAAGAAATTCATAAAATATATAATCAGAATGATTATTTCATCTCAACAGAAATGCTGCCAAAATATCATAAAGGTTGGTTAAAAGTACAAAAAATTGCAGAAGATAAAGGATTGATAACTCGAAGTAAAATTGGTAATGCGGATAGTATGTTTTTCAGAGTTAAAGATGTGATAGCTATTTATGAAAATGAACTGAAACATAATATTAGTGAGTTATTTGATATTGATCTGTGA
- a CDS encoding type II toxin-antitoxin system VapC family toxin → MNKKVFIDSDIILDLLCKREPFYDFAAEVFTLGDTKQIELITTSLVFANVFYILRKLLGIEKAKELLRKLRIIIGVISVDEKIVDLALNSKFSDFEDGLQYFTARENEIKIILTRNGKDYKEKDLVIQTPAEYLKMIKKR, encoded by the coding sequence ATGAATAAAAAAGTATTTATTGATTCTGATATTATTCTTGATTTGTTGTGTAAACGTGAACCTTTTTATGATTTTGCAGCTGAAGTTTTTACCCTGGGGGATACAAAACAAATTGAGTTAATAACTACATCCTTGGTTTTTGCAAATGTCTTCTATATATTAAGGAAACTTTTAGGAATAGAAAAAGCAAAGGAATTATTAAGAAAACTACGAATAATAATCGGAGTGATTTCTGTTGATGAAAAAATTGTTGATCTTGCATTAAACTCAAAATTTAGTGATTTTGAGGATGGGTTACAATACTTTACTGCAAGAGAGAACGAGATTAAGATTATTCTTACACGAAATGGAAAAGACTATAAGGAAAAGGATCTCGTTATACAAACACCAGCCGAATACTTAAAAATGATTAAAAAAAGATAA
- a CDS encoding DUF6364 family protein: protein METKLTLKLDQSVIQSVKKYAQTNNRSLSKLVEDYFRNLISENEPIKHFSPLVEELSGVISEKDLNKIDYVQYLEHKYE, encoded by the coding sequence ATGGAAACAAAGCTGACCTTAAAACTTGATCAATCAGTGATCCAATCTGTTAAAAAATACGCTCAAACTAATAATCGTAGTTTATCAAAACTTGTGGAGGATTATTTTAGAAATTTAATTTCTGAAAATGAACCCATAAAACATTTTAGCCCATTAGTTGAAGAATTAAGCGGTGTAATTTCTGAGAAAGATCTTAATAAGATCGACTATGTACAATATTTGGAACATAAATATGAATAA
- a CDS encoding PDDEXK family nuclease gives MKTLRTEFLIKKGDFIDSPAYELIFSTIYKAIDSVKWPDGADTFTIFPGKNANGVKPIKERCVSYLKNRDWELEKKMDLGSRISPGPVDAVLSVDHYGDFAFEWETGNISSSHRALNKMALGLITKSLIGGVLVVPSRDLYFHLTDRIGNFAEIEPYFPIWKSLPVEGVLAVIEVEYDSISESVPQIYKGTDGRALV, from the coding sequence ATGAAAACATTAAGAACTGAATTCCTTATTAAAAAAGGGGACTTTATTGACTCTCCTGCATATGAGCTGATTTTTTCAACAATTTATAAAGCTATTGATTCTGTGAAATGGCCAGATGGCGCTGATACATTTACAATATTTCCTGGAAAAAATGCTAATGGTGTAAAGCCAATAAAAGAGCGATGTGTATCATATTTGAAAAATAGAGATTGGGAACTTGAGAAAAAAATGGATCTTGGATCTAGAATATCTCCTGGTCCAGTTGATGCTGTTCTATCGGTTGATCATTATGGTGATTTTGCATTTGAATGGGAAACTGGGAATATTTCTTCAAGTCACAGAGCATTAAATAAGATGGCCTTAGGACTTATTACAAAATCACTTATTGGTGGAGTGCTTGTCGTTCCTTCCAGAGATTTATATTTTCATTTAACAGATCGTATTGGAAATTTTGCAGAAATTGAACCATATTTCCCTATTTGGAAAAGTCTTCCTGTTGAAGGTGTTCTAGCCGTAATTGAAGTTGAATATGATTCGATATCTGAGTCTGTACCGCAAATTTATAAGGGTACAGATGGGCGAGCATTAGTCTAA
- a CDS encoding helix-turn-helix domain-containing protein — protein MREKLSNELLFGKIVRQLRNQKGLSQEQLADLCELDRTYISLIERGLRQPTLKTIFRIANSLQITPSELIHHVEGDWNENIKN, from the coding sequence ATGAGGGAAAAATTGAGTAATGAGTTACTTTTCGGTAAAATAGTTAGGCAATTAAGAAATCAAAAAGGTCTGTCTCAAGAACAACTAGCAGATTTATGTGAACTCGACAGAACTTACATATCCTTAATTGAACGAGGTTTACGGCAACCAACATTAAAAACCATTTTCCGAATAGCTAATTCACTTCAAATCACTCCCTCTGAGCTAATTCATCACGTAGAGGGAGATTGGAATGAAAACATTAAGAACTGA
- a CDS encoding DNA-methyltransferase, whose translation MITTNTLFKTLGINNKNLLSVVNATGISKETLKYYNDSKKIPIGRDLEKICDFFQISPNYLKLRLGFLDNSILDVLSSETECLKKLFPYQPFVLNKGCPTPSFQTKLGKLYKQDCISFLKTIEDNSFDVIFADPPFNLNKLYPSKMNDSLKEEEYIAWQEEWVYECIRVLKPGGSFFIWNLPRWNTYLTPLLNSHLTFKHWISVDVKYSLPIPGRLYPSHYSLLYYIKGAKANTFHPDRLPMEICPNCQTDLRDYGGYKDKMNPLGVNLSDVWYDIPPVRHSKYKKRKGANELSLKLLDRIIEMSSNEGDIIFDPFGGSGTTYIVAELKNRSWVGTEIGPLEDIINRFSVLDEEKEYLQNIRAKLNCLFTEKDLKTRAKLGLWTPESVRKKKELANSLFDN comes from the coding sequence ATGATAACAACAAATACACTTTTTAAAACCCTTGGAATTAACAATAAAAACCTACTCTCTGTTGTAAATGCAACTGGAATTTCAAAAGAAACATTGAAATACTATAATGACTCAAAAAAGATACCGATTGGAAGAGATTTGGAAAAAATCTGTGATTTTTTCCAAATCTCACCAAATTATCTTAAACTACGACTTGGTTTTCTTGATAATTCAATACTCGATGTTTTATCATCAGAAACAGAATGCTTAAAAAAACTATTCCCTTACCAACCTTTTGTTCTTAATAAAGGATGCCCTACACCTAGTTTTCAAACAAAACTAGGAAAGCTCTATAAACAAGATTGTATTAGCTTTTTAAAAACAATCGAAGATAATTCATTTGATGTAATCTTTGCAGATCCTCCATTTAACCTTAATAAGCTTTATCCATCAAAGATGAATGATTCATTAAAAGAGGAAGAATACATAGCGTGGCAAGAGGAATGGGTTTATGAGTGTATTCGAGTTCTAAAACCTGGTGGATCTTTTTTTATTTGGAATTTACCACGCTGGAATACTTATCTAACTCCTTTATTAAATTCTCACTTAACCTTTAAACATTGGATTAGTGTTGATGTAAAATACTCATTACCAATACCAGGAAGACTTTATCCTTCACATTATTCATTGTTGTATTATATAAAAGGCGCTAAAGCTAATACATTTCACCCAGATAGATTACCAATGGAAATATGCCCGAACTGTCAAACGGATTTGCGGGATTATGGTGGATATAAAGATAAAATGAATCCACTTGGTGTTAATCTTTCAGATGTTTGGTATGACATCCCACCCGTACGCCATTCAAAGTATAAAAAACGAAAAGGTGCAAACGAACTATCATTGAAATTGCTGGATCGAATTATTGAGATGTCAAGCAATGAAGGTGATATAATTTTTGATCCTTTTGGTGGATCAGGAACAACTTATATTGTTGCTGAACTTAAAAATCGTTCATGGGTTGGAACAGAAATAGGACCTCTTGAAGATATTATTAATCGATTCTCTGTACTTGATGAAGAGAAAGAGTACTTACAAAATATACGTGCTAAATTGAATTGTCTATTTACTGAAAAGGATTTAAAAACAAGAGCAAAGCTTGGATTATGGACTCCTGAATCTGTTCGAAAGAAAAAAGAACTAGCAAATAGTTTATTTGATAATTAA
- a CDS encoding GNAT family N-acetyltransferase produces the protein MLVGRLRRRGKKLKEFMLTIKTADSTEINTLLSIYIEKVKWLRSMNKPLWDESQFTLEALNKKYENPVFYVGIINNEIIGGFILVEYDRLYWPEVTDNSTYFFHKFVISNKYCGKNYSDRILKWVKEYGREMNKKYIRLDYDGNRKPITEMYTRNGFNPVDTISNQHVSKLIKAEYLITGNN, from the coding sequence ATGTTAGTCGGACGCCTACGGCGCCGAGGAAAGAAATTAAAGGAATTTATGTTAACGATAAAAACAGCTGATTCTACTGAAATAAATACATTACTTTCTATCTATATTGAGAAAGTAAAATGGTTGCGATCAATGAATAAACCATTATGGGATGAATCTCAATTTACTCTTGAGGCATTGAATAAAAAATATGAGAATCCCGTTTTTTATGTAGGAATAATTAATAATGAAATTATTGGTGGTTTCATTTTAGTTGAGTATGATCGGTTGTATTGGCCAGAAGTAACTGATAATTCAACATATTTTTTTCACAAATTTGTTATCAGTAATAAGTATTGTGGTAAGAATTACTCTGATAGAATACTTAAGTGGGTAAAAGAATATGGACGAGAAATGAATAAAAAATACATACGATTAGATTATGATGGAAACAGAAAACCTATTACCGAGATGTATACACGAAACGGATTTAATCCAGTTGATACAATAAGCAATCAACATGTATCAAAATTAATTAAAGCAGAATATTTAATAACCGGTAATAATTGA
- a CDS encoding DUF6364 family protein, which produces METKLTLKLDQSVIQSVKKYAQNNNRSLSKLVEDYFRNLISENEPIKHFSPLVEELSGVISEKDLNKIDYVQYLEHKYE; this is translated from the coding sequence ATGGAAACAAAGCTGACCTTAAAACTTGATCAATCAGTGATCCAATCTGTTAAAAAATACGCTCAAAATAATAATCGTAGTTTATCAAAACTTGTGGAGGATTATTTTAGAAATTTAATTTCTGAAAATGAACCCATAAAACATTTTAGCCCATTAGTTGAAGAATTAAGCGGTGTAATTTCTGAGAAAGATCTTAATAAGATCGACTATGTACAATATTTGGAACATAAATATGAATAA
- a CDS encoding AAA family ATPase, producing MIKPKCIVITGRPGSGKTTLTDKLSKHLYIPKVSRDELKEGYVNTFGIKHDLLPKDTNRIVNDIFKDTVIQLLESKISLIIEAAFDHKIWDYFIPDFMKVANVIIIICDIDATKSALRHLERGLANPKREYYHGDKRVSVYRETGYFEPGEKYDLPEFDVPTLLVSTEKEYCPTIEEIETFINEDS from the coding sequence ATGATTAAACCGAAATGTATAGTAATTACAGGACGACCAGGTTCTGGAAAAACTACGTTAACTGATAAACTATCAAAACACTTGTATATTCCTAAAGTTAGTCGTGATGAGCTCAAAGAAGGATATGTGAATACTTTTGGTATTAAACATGATCTTTTACCAAAAGATACTAATAGAATAGTAAATGATATTTTTAAGGATACAGTAATTCAGTTGCTTGAATCAAAAATATCTTTGATTATTGAAGCTGCTTTTGATCATAAAATTTGGGATTATTTTATACCCGATTTTATGAAAGTTGCAAATGTAATTATTATAATATGCGATATTGATGCAACCAAAAGTGCATTACGCCATTTGGAAAGAGGTTTGGCAAATCCAAAACGTGAATATTATCATGGTGATAAAAGAGTTTCTGTTTATAGAGAAACTGGTTATTTTGAGCCAGGTGAAAAATATGATCTTCCTGAATTTGATGTACCTACATTACTAGTTTCTACTGAAAAAGAGTATTGTCCAACAATTGAAGAAATAGAAACTTTTATTAATGAAGATAGTTGA